The genomic stretch GCTCGACTGGACCTCGCTCGAGTGGACCGTGCTCGCGATCTGCGTCGCGCTCGGCGCGCTCAACCTGTGGGCGCCGTTCACCTGGGATCAGGCGATCTTCGCGATGGGCGGCGAGCGCCTGCTGCACGGCGGGCTGCTCTATCGCGACTATTGGGACACCAAGCAGCCCGGCATCTTCTGGTTCTACGAGCTGGGCATCCGGCTGTTCGGGCTTTCGGAAGAGGGCGTTCACGCCCTCGAGCTGATCTGGTTCACCGCCTTCGCGGCGCTGCTGCTCACGTCGCTCCGCCGGTGGTTCGACAATCGCTGGGGCGCCGCGGTCGCGACGCTGCTGATCGTCGGCTTCTACTGGGCGGTGACCGAGGACTGGCACCAGACGCAGCCCGAAGGTCTGGTGGTGTTTCCGTTCTTCGTCTCGGTGTGGTTCGCGAACGAGGCCGCGCGGCGCGGCAAATCCGCGGCCGGCGGGTCCGGCGCGTTCCCGCTCTGGGTGATCGCCGGCTTTGCCAACGGCGTGGTCGGAACCTTCAAGCTGCTGCTGGTGGTGCTGCCTGCGATCTGCTGGGCGATGGCGCTGTTGTCGCGCTGGCGCGACCCGCGCCCGGGCCGCCTGCGCGACGTGCTGCTCGGCAAGGCCGGGCTGGCGCTCGGATTCGTCATTCCGCTCGCCGCCATGGTGCTCGCGCTCCAGGCGCACGGCGTGATGCGCGAGGCGTGGGCGGCGTGGGTCGAGTTCCCGAAGCGGATCGCGCCGATGATCCATGGCTTTCCACTCAAGAGTCTGAAAGAGAGCTTCGGCTGGTTCTTCGAGCGCTGGAGCTCGCTGCTCGCGCCGGCGCTGATCGGCGCCTGGACCGGCTGGCGTGGCAAGCGTTCGCTGCTGACGACCCAGATGCTGGTGTGGATCGTGGCCTGCTTCCCACTGATCCTGATCCAGCGCTTCTCGGGCTGGGAATACCACCTGTGGCTGTTCCTGCTGCCGCTCGGACTGCTCGCCGCGCAAGGTCTGGACGCGGTCGCCCGCCCGCTGCGCGAGCTCCGCCCGCCCAACTCGCCCGCCGAGCGGCGGATACTGCTGGCGCTCGCGGTCGCGCTGGTGTTCGTCAATCCGCTCGCCTCGGTGTTCACCAAGGGCGCGGCGCTGGCGAAAGATCAATTCGTGCGCACGCCGGCGCTGCGCCATCGCCATCTGCTGCGCGCGAGCCGCGGCAGTGCCTACTTCCGCTTCGAGAACGAGGGCGCGTTCCTGCGCGAGGCTTCGGCGCGACCCGGCCCGATCTTCGTGGTCGGGAATCCTCTGGTCTATTGGCTGTCGGGCCGGCGGCAATCGGTGCCGCGCACCGGCGGCATTCTCACCGAGTACTACACGACCGACGATTGGAACGACGCGGTGTCGCACCTCGATGCGACGAGCACGCCCTACATCTTCATCGAGCCGACCGAATCGGGGCTGCTCCAGTCCGAGCGCCCGCGGTCCGATAACTTCCTCGCCATGCTCGATCAGCGTTATCGCATGATGCGCACCGACACCTACGGCACCTGGTTCGAGCGCGTCGCGCCGGCCATGACCGCCGCGCCCGCTCGCCCGTGAGCGCTTCGAGCTCTTCGAGCGCCGCGCCCGCGCCCAGCGCGTCCCGCGCCGGCGGCCCACTCTCCTGGTGGCCGTGGCCGATCCTGATCGCCGCCGGGCTCGTTCATCTGCTCGCGATCCTCACCTGGATCAATCTCGCCATTCATCGCTACCGGCATCCGCTCGAGCTCGGGAACGTCGAGGGCATGCTGATGGACAGCATCGTGCGTCTCGCCCACGGCCAGCCGCTGTTCGGACCGCCGGTGCTCGACTTCATCCCGCTCGCCTACATGCCGGGCTTCTTCATCGTGGTGGCGCCCCTGGTCAAGATCTTTGGCCCGTTCCTGTGGGTGCCGCGCCTGGTGTCGGTGATCGAGACGCTGGTTCTCGCCGCGGCGATCGCACGCTACGTGTGGCTCGACACCAGAAGCCTGGTGCTGGCGATCGCGGGCGCCGGAATC from Candidatus Sulfotelmatobacter sp. encodes the following:
- a CDS encoding glycosyltransferase family 39 protein translates to LDWTSLEWTVLAICVALGALNLWAPFTWDQAIFAMGGERLLHGGLLYRDYWDTKQPGIFWFYELGIRLFGLSEEGVHALELIWFTAFAALLLTSLRRWFDNRWGAAVATLLIVGFYWAVTEDWHQTQPEGLVVFPFFVSVWFANEAARRGKSAAGGSGAFPLWVIAGFANGVVGTFKLLLVVLPAICWAMALLSRWRDPRPGRLRDVLLGKAGLALGFVIPLAAMVLALQAHGVMREAWAAWVEFPKRIAPMIHGFPLKSLKESFGWFFERWSSLLAPALIGAWTGWRGKRSLLTTQMLVWIVACFPLILIQRFSGWEYHLWLFLLPLGLLAAQGLDAVARPLRELRPPNSPAERRILLALAVALVFVNPLASVFTKGAALAKDQFVRTPALRHRHLLRASRGSAYFRFENEGAFLREASARPGPIFVVGNPLVYWLSGRRQSVPRTGGILTEYYTTDDWNDAVSHLDATSTPYIFIEPTESGLLQSERPRSDNFLAMLDQRYRMMRTDTYGTWFERVAPAMTAAPARP